One Engystomops pustulosus chromosome 7, aEngPut4.maternal, whole genome shotgun sequence DNA window includes the following coding sequences:
- the LOC140069298 gene encoding uncharacterized protein: MPTCLINQCCSKTGKKGQSSDIILHPFPTDLTRIYRWLFHTGQQFTNVDELANRIKTENKNKKYRLCSKHFARDSYIRNATSRVLRREAVPTIFPRVKEGEVLIEESLKKSYKRKRIVEEVEFVEVPRPLNMPEFEDESHISYSEMSTQTDFTLLNSFVLFLNSTSQVVDNPALGVQYSHTGPSAPPPLLSSPNPKEMDLLQGKRPNLSNIKIEETTSDPRDFLTGIEPRPSKAESAPDIVYRNIPTHQLSKGIEGTRSHPRDFLMGIEPHSLRAEPPPDISRSLKVEPAPDIGYGHFTTHRVPKEIEETIVKIEETTSYPRDFLMDIEPRSTSAEPPPDSDYGTITTHQLPKDIENKLSILDKREIKEEIGGTGEKTFGKSEVLASFLEETKQQPSQLDLRPTEEQREQNRKLIIFESSLDQLLRKVKCSDSTGCSSLVESFEKNFEGGYCKIRGKCSAGHSFTMDLLLETFH, translated from the coding sequence ATGCCTACTTGCCTTATCAACCAATGCTGCAGTAAAACTGGGAAAAAGGGTCAGTCATCGGATATAATTCTGCATCCTTTCCCCACTGACCTCACCAGAATATATCGATGGCTCTTCCATACAGGCCAACAATTCACAAATGTAGACGAACTGGCCAATAGGataaaaactgaaaataaaaacaaaaagtacagaTTGTGCTCAAAACATTTCGCAAGAGACTCCTACATTAGGAACGCCACTTCCAGAGTCCTACGACGGGAGGCGGTGCCAACGATTTTTCCTCGAGTGAAAGAAGGGGAGGTTCTAATCGAGGAATCGCTGAAAAAATCCTACAAGAGGAAGAGGATCGTTGAGGAAGTTGAGTTCGTTGAGGTTCCACGTCCGTTGAATATGCCAGAATTTGAGGACGAGTCACATATTAGCTACTCTGAAATGTCAACGCAAACCGACTTTACTTTATTAAATTCTTTTGTGTTGTTCCTTAACTCGACATCACAAGTTGTGGACAATCCTGCTCTAGGTGTCCAGTATTCTCATACCGGGCCTTCAGCTCCACCTCCGCTCTTATCTTCTCCAAATCCCAAAGAAATGGACTTGCTGCAGGGTAAAAGACCAAATCTAAGTAATATAAAAATTGAAGAAACAACATCTGACCCAAGAGATTTTTTAACCGGCATTGAACCTCGCCCTTCGAAAGCGGAATCGGCACCAGATATTGTCTACCGAAATATTCCAACCCATCAATTGTCTAAAGGGATTGAAGGAACGAGATCTCACCCTAGAGATTTTTTAATGGGCATTGAACCTCACTCTTTGAGAGCAGAACCACCACCAGATATTTCTCGCTCTCTCAAAGTAGAGCCGGCACCAGATATTGGTTATGGACATTTTACAACCCATCGAGTTCCGAAAGAGATAGAAGAAACAATTGTTAAAATTGAAGAAACAACGTCTTACCCGAGAGATTTTTTAATGGACATTGAACCTCGCTCTACCAgcgcagagccaccaccagataGCGACTATGGAACTATCACGACCCATCAACTGCCCAAAGATATTGAAAACAAATTATCAATTTTAGACAAAAGGGAGATAAAAGAAGAAATTGGCGGCACTGGTGAGAAGACGTTTGGGAAGTCGGAAGTTTTAGCTTCATTTCTCGAAGAAACTAAGCAGCAACCATCTCAGTTAGACCTTAGGCCGACGGAAGAACAACGCGAACAAAATAGAAAGTTGATAATTTTTGAATCGTCTTTAGATCAACTGCTTCGAAAAGTGAAATGTTCGGACTCCACGGGATGTTCAAGTCTCGTggaaagttttgaaaaaaattttgaaGGCGGTTACTGCAAAATTAGGGGAAAGTGCTCTGCAGGACATAGCTTCACCATGGATCTGCTTCTGGAAACCTTCCACTAG